The following are encoded together in the Lysobacter silvisoli genome:
- a CDS encoding MarR family winged helix-turn-helix transcriptional regulator, which produces MNKPRHAELDLEHFLPYRLSVLSNRVSGAIARVYSERFALSITEWRVMAVLGRYPGLSANEVAQRTAMDKVAVSRAVARLTEAGRLERETHDDDRRRSVLQLSPDGYKIYDEVAPLALAFERRLLDGIDATERGLLFRLLDRLDELEIRAEAELPAAK; this is translated from the coding sequence ATGAACAAGCCCCGCCACGCCGAACTCGACCTCGAGCATTTCCTGCCCTACCGCCTGTCGGTGCTGTCCAACCGGGTCTCCGGGGCGATCGCGCGGGTCTATTCGGAGCGCTTCGCCCTAAGCATCACCGAATGGCGGGTCATGGCGGTGCTCGGCCGCTACCCCGGTCTGTCGGCCAACGAGGTCGCCCAGCGCACCGCCATGGACAAGGTCGCGGTCAGCCGCGCCGTGGCCCGCCTGACCGAAGCCGGCCGGCTGGAGCGCGAGACCCACGACGACGACCGCCGCCGCTCGGTGCTGCAGCTCTCGCCCGACGGCTACAAGATCTACGACGAGGTCGCGCCGCTGGCCCTGGCCTTCGAGCGCCGCCTGCTCGACGGGATCGACGCCACCGAGCGCGGCCTGCTGTTCCGCCTGCTCGACCGCCTGGACGAGCTGGAGATCCGCGCCGAGGCGGAGCTACCGGCTGCGAAGTAG
- a CDS encoding DUF6265 family protein: MKCIATGVGLGLCLWSAGACAGDGLDWLAGQWCSQAGEERIEESWLPFADGRSYGVSRTLRGGRVSGFEFLRIEPVDGVATYLAQPGGRAATAFKRTTGGEGWVRFENSAHDFPRRIEYRREGERLRAEIAGPGRDGKEMRIPFEYARCKGAPTP, from the coding sequence ATGAAGTGCATTGCGACCGGAGTGGGGCTGGGTCTGTGTCTGTGGTCGGCTGGCGCCTGCGCCGGCGACGGTTTGGATTGGCTGGCCGGGCAGTGGTGCAGCCAGGCGGGGGAGGAGCGCATCGAGGAGAGCTGGCTGCCGTTCGCCGACGGGCGCAGCTACGGCGTCTCGCGCACCCTGCGCGGCGGGCGGGTCAGCGGTTTCGAGTTCCTGCGCATCGAGCCGGTGGACGGGGTGGCGACCTACCTGGCGCAGCCGGGCGGGCGTGCGGCCACGGCGTTCAAGCGCACGACGGGTGGCGAAGGCTGGGTGCGGTTCGAGAACTCGGCGCACGACTTTCCGCGGCGCATCGAGTACCGGCGCGAAGGGGAACGGCTGCGCGCGGAGATCGCGGGACCGGGGCGCGACGGCAAGGAGATGCGGATTCCGTTCGAGTACGCGCGCTGTAAGGGTGCACCCACCCCGTAA
- a CDS encoding helix-turn-helix domain-containing protein, with translation MDYAEHPAPPELRRQVQCVWVLRDPAPDAGIQTVYADGRCELIAHFGAPMRLHRGDGRIETQAALLFAGQQLGPIRLQATGPVHCLGVRLTPAASGLVAGARLPALRDAIPDLGEIDPAFARAFAEAAHGFVREDRAAPLWQLLATRATAPDRAIEHAVDLLDRQDGDLRIADLAAAVGLSLRSLQSRFLAAVGMSAKEYARVRRLQGLLRVLDEERAAIADAAARLGYTDQAHATHDLGRWTGTTPARLVSALRGDREGVDALRLAAAFVRGHARA, from the coding sequence ATGGACTACGCCGAGCACCCCGCCCCGCCCGAACTGCGTCGCCAGGTGCAGTGCGTCTGGGTGCTGCGCGACCCGGCCCCGGATGCCGGCATCCAGACCGTCTACGCCGACGGCCGCTGCGAACTGATCGCGCACTTCGGCGCGCCCATGCGCCTGCACCGCGGCGACGGCCGGATCGAGACCCAGGCCGCTCTACTGTTCGCCGGCCAGCAGCTGGGGCCGATCCGGCTGCAAGCCACCGGCCCCGTGCATTGCCTGGGCGTGCGACTGACCCCGGCCGCCTCCGGCCTGGTCGCCGGCGCGCGGCTGCCGGCGCTGCGCGACGCGATTCCCGACCTGGGCGAGATCGACCCCGCGTTCGCGCGCGCCTTCGCCGAAGCGGCGCATGGCTTCGTCCGCGAAGACCGAGCTGCGCCGCTATGGCAACTGCTCGCGACGCGCGCCACCGCGCCCGACCGCGCCATCGAACACGCGGTCGACCTGCTCGACCGCCAGGACGGCGACCTGCGCATCGCCGACCTCGCCGCCGCCGTCGGCCTGAGCCTGCGCAGCCTGCAATCGCGCTTCCTCGCCGCCGTGGGCATGAGCGCCAAGGAATACGCCCGCGTGCGCCGCCTGCAGGGCCTGCTGCGCGTCCTGGACGAAGAACGCGCCGCCATCGCCGACGCCGCCGCCCGCCTGGGCTACACCGACCAGGCCCACGCCACCCACGACCTCGGCCGCTGGACCGGCACCACGCCCGCGCGGCTGGTAAGCGCCTTGCGCGGCGATCGCGAGGGCGTAGATGCGCTGCGCCTGGCGGCCGCGTTCGTGCGCGGGCACGCGCGCGCCTGA
- a CDS encoding DUF2007 domain-containing protein — MLLTVGRYFDPWEAHILRARLEAEGIPASVARATFPTGASRLSCGACGHRWWYGD, encoded by the coding sequence ATGCTCTTGACCGTAGGCCGTTACTTCGACCCCTGGGAAGCGCACATCCTGCGCGCCCGCCTGGAAGCCGAGGGCATTCCTGCCAGCGTGGCCCGCGCCACGTTCCCGACCGGCGCCTCGCGCCTGAGCTGCGGCGCCTGCGGTCACCGCTGGTGGTACGGCGACTGA
- a CDS encoding peptide MFS transporter produces MSTSKHVEPEFIPPPPGELVGHPRALWMLFGAELWERFAYYGMRALLAVYVASTFFSLLPEGEARAQASLTYGAYTALIYATGLFGGFVADRYLGYRPSIMLGGVIMAVGLFLLMIPQLNWFLVGLAVIVVGNGLFKPNISAMVGRLYPPNDPRRDSGFTIFYMGINVGGALAPLVCGTIIGKYYGYRWGFCAAGVGMIFGLMMFHWMRGQLGRIGESPAPERNASRLFKVLLGCALSVPVVYLMLSRTQIVGYILLAMMIGLTIYFVGGSLRSGDKIQMHRYIAMLLLFLAKILFWGMFEQAGTSLNFFAKDHVDAPFDFTLFQSANSVFIILLAPLFAWAWPRLDARNWNPSVPRKFALALVLVAIGFTVLVAGIATMADGNGRIPWELLILAYLFNTMGELCLSPIGLSMVSKLAAPKDTGMAMGAWFLCSAIGNYVAGLVAAVASGGDLGGLAQYSVTYTHIAYAGFGMGAAFLLFAPFINKLMHGVK; encoded by the coding sequence ATGAGCACCAGCAAACACGTCGAACCCGAATTCATTCCGCCGCCGCCCGGCGAACTCGTCGGCCACCCGCGCGCGCTGTGGATGCTGTTCGGCGCCGAACTGTGGGAACGCTTCGCCTACTACGGCATGCGCGCGCTGCTGGCCGTGTACGTGGCCAGCACTTTCTTCAGCCTGCTGCCGGAAGGCGAGGCGCGCGCGCAGGCCAGCCTGACCTACGGCGCCTACACCGCGCTGATCTACGCCACCGGCCTGTTCGGCGGCTTCGTCGCCGACCGCTACCTGGGTTACCGCCCCTCGATCATGCTCGGCGGCGTGATCATGGCCGTGGGCCTGTTCCTGCTGATGATCCCGCAGTTGAACTGGTTCCTGGTGGGCCTGGCGGTGATCGTGGTCGGCAACGGCCTGTTCAAGCCCAACATCTCGGCCATGGTCGGGCGGCTGTATCCGCCCAACGACCCGCGCCGCGATTCGGGCTTCACCATCTTCTACATGGGCATCAACGTCGGCGGCGCGCTCGCGCCGCTGGTGTGCGGCACCATCATCGGCAAGTACTACGGCTACCGCTGGGGCTTCTGCGCGGCCGGCGTGGGCATGATCTTCGGCCTGATGATGTTCCACTGGATGCGCGGCCAGCTCGGCCGCATCGGCGAATCGCCGGCGCCCGAGCGCAACGCCTCGCGCCTGTTCAAGGTGCTGCTGGGCTGCGCGCTGTCGGTGCCGGTGGTGTACCTGATGCTCAGCCGCACCCAGATCGTGGGCTACATCCTGCTGGCGATGATGATCGGCCTGACCATCTACTTCGTCGGCGGCAGCCTGCGCAGCGGCGACAAGATCCAGATGCACCGCTACATCGCCATGCTGCTGCTGTTCCTGGCCAAGATCCTGTTCTGGGGCATGTTCGAGCAGGCCGGCACCTCGCTGAACTTCTTCGCCAAGGACCACGTCGACGCGCCGTTCGACTTCACCCTGTTCCAGTCGGCGAACTCGGTGTTCATCATCCTGCTGGCGCCGCTGTTCGCCTGGGCCTGGCCGCGCCTGGACGCGCGCAACTGGAATCCCTCTGTGCCGCGCAAGTTCGCGCTGGCGCTGGTGCTGGTGGCGATCGGCTTCACCGTGCTGGTGGCCGGCATCGCGACCATGGCCGACGGCAACGGCCGCATTCCCTGGGAGCTGCTGATCCTGGCCTATCTGTTCAACACCATGGGCGAGTTGTGCCTGTCGCCGATCGGCCTGTCGATGGTGTCCAAGCTGGCCGCACCCAAGGACACCGGCATGGCCATGGGCGCCTGGTTCCTGTGCTCGGCCATCGGCAACTACGTGGCCGGTCTGGTCGCGGCGGTGGCGTCCGGCGGCGACCTGGGCGGGTTGGCGCAGTACTCGGTTACCTATACGCACATCGCATATGCCGGCTTCGGCATGGGCGCGGCGTTCCTGCTGTTCGCGCCGTTCATCAATAAGTTGATGCATGGGGTGAAGTGA
- a CDS encoding peptide MFS transporter produces the protein MSGAASTEGHAPIPEFKQVLGHPKPLWMLFMSEFWERFAFYGIRWAMVLYIVAQFHGGDAGFQKPASELYGAYLALVYASAIFGGYIADKLIGYQRSILLGALIMATGLFLLASPTEQMFKLGLATIIVGNGLFKPIISTMVGKLYLQGDERRDSGFTIFYMGINLGAFLAPLLTQYLAQKVFGVNGTPAYKVVFIASGIGMVLSLIWFWFGRSQLKGIGLPPPDKTGLTRSVLVLAGAALIAIPVFYFLLTINAMVLQYILIALLIVPAIMLVVEGVREGKVSRDKVIAMLIILTFNVFFWCFFEQAGSSFNFLADNIVDRNIGFEGLFMALAGEPSFPVSWFQSVNSVAIITLAPIIAWIWIRMGRANPSIPRKFGLGLIFNGLAFLLLMFALINLIAPDTGKIPFWTLFAVYWIQSVGELCLSPIGLSMVTKLAPVRLTGFAMGAWFLSIAIGNNLAGIFAGQASGETGMTTASALAAYTTGFYILAGAGVLLFLIAPLINRLMHGVK, from the coding sequence ATGAGCGGAGCCGCAAGCACCGAGGGTCACGCACCCATTCCGGAATTCAAGCAGGTCCTGGGGCATCCCAAGCCTCTGTGGATGCTGTTCATGTCGGAATTCTGGGAGCGCTTCGCGTTCTACGGCATCCGCTGGGCGATGGTGCTCTACATCGTGGCGCAGTTCCACGGCGGCGACGCCGGCTTCCAGAAGCCCGCCAGCGAGCTCTACGGCGCCTACCTGGCCCTGGTCTACGCCTCGGCCATCTTCGGCGGCTACATCGCCGACAAGCTGATCGGTTATCAGCGTTCGATTTTGCTCGGTGCCTTGATCATGGCCACCGGCCTGTTCCTGCTGGCCTCGCCGACCGAGCAGATGTTCAAGCTGGGCCTGGCCACGATCATCGTCGGCAACGGCCTGTTCAAGCCGATCATCTCGACCATGGTCGGCAAGCTCTACCTGCAGGGCGACGAGCGCCGCGACTCGGGCTTCACCATCTTCTACATGGGCATCAACCTGGGCGCGTTCCTGGCCCCGCTGCTGACCCAGTACCTGGCGCAGAAGGTGTTCGGCGTCAACGGCACCCCGGCCTACAAGGTGGTGTTCATCGCCTCGGGCATCGGCATGGTGCTGAGCCTGATCTGGTTCTGGTTCGGCCGTTCCCAGCTCAAGGGCATCGGCCTGCCGCCGCCGGACAAGACCGGCCTGACCCGCAGCGTGCTGGTGCTGGCGGGCGCGGCGTTGATCGCGATCCCGGTGTTCTACTTCCTGCTGACCATCAATGCGATGGTGCTGCAGTACATCCTGATCGCGCTGTTGATCGTGCCGGCGATCATGCTGGTGGTCGAGGGCGTCCGCGAGGGCAAGGTCTCGCGCGACAAGGTGATCGCGATGCTGATCATCCTGACCTTCAACGTGTTCTTCTGGTGCTTCTTCGAGCAGGCCGGCAGTTCCTTCAACTTCCTCGCCGACAACATCGTCGATCGCAACATCGGCTTCGAAGGCTTGTTCATGGCCCTGGCCGGCGAGCCCTCGTTCCCGGTGTCGTGGTTCCAGAGCGTGAACTCGGTGGCCATCATCACCCTGGCCCCGATCATCGCCTGGATCTGGATCCGCATGGGTCGGGCCAATCCTTCGATCCCGCGCAAGTTCGGCCTGGGCCTGATCTTCAACGGCCTTGCGTTCCTGCTGCTGATGTTCGCGCTGATCAACCTGATCGCGCCGGACACCGGCAAGATTCCGTTCTGGACGCTGTTCGCGGTGTACTGGATCCAGTCGGTGGGCGAGCTGTGCCTGTCGCCGATCGGCCTGTCGATGGTGACCAAGCTGGCGCCGGTGCGCCTGACCGGTTTCGCCATGGGTGCGTGGTTCCTGTCGATCGCGATCGGCAACAACCTCGCCGGCATCTTCGCCGGCCAGGCCAGCGGCGAGACCGGCATGACCACGGCCTCGGCCCTGGCTGCCTACACCACCGGCTTCTACATCCTGGCCGGCGCGGGGGTGCTGCTGTTCCTGATCGCACCGCTGATCAACCGGCTGATGCACGGCGTCAAATAA
- a CDS encoding NUDIX domain-containing protein yields MSARLHECVGALLVREGRVLLGRRCPQREFLAGSWDVIGGHVEAGESCEQALARELGEELDVVPTRWQALDCPEGTEPEPWRLQLYAVTAWRGEPRNARPDEHDELRWCALDEAVAHLGPAHPGFAAALARALAIGAG; encoded by the coding sequence GTGAGCGCGCGCCTGCACGAGTGCGTGGGCGCGCTGCTCGTGCGCGAGGGCCGCGTCCTATTGGGGCGGCGTTGTCCGCAACGCGAATTCCTGGCCGGGTCCTGGGACGTGATCGGCGGCCATGTCGAAGCCGGCGAAAGCTGCGAACAGGCGCTGGCGCGCGAGCTGGGCGAAGAACTGGACGTGGTGCCGACGCGCTGGCAGGCGCTGGACTGCCCGGAAGGCACTGAGCCGGAACCCTGGCGGCTGCAGCTGTACGCGGTCACCGCCTGGCGCGGCGAGCCGCGCAACGCCCGGCCGGACGAGCACGACGAACTGCGCTGGTGCGCGCTGGACGAAGCCGTGGCCCACCTGGGGCCGGCGCATCCGGGTTTCGCCGCGGCGCTGGCGCGAGCGCTGGCGATCGGCGCCGGTTGA
- a CDS encoding tryptophan 2,3-dioxygenase: MTVEKNQRELETGIHTDLQGRITYAGYLQLDRLLSAQHGRSDPPHHDEMLFIVQHQVSELWMKLVIHELSAALEHLRRDQVWQCQKVLARCKQVFRQLTEQWSVLETLTPSEYMGFRDTLGPSSGFQSLQYRTIEFMLGNKNAGMLRVFAHDPAAQTELERVLAAPSLYDEFLMYLSRFGHDIPAVHLQRDWREPHVADAALQPVFERIYENTDRYWREYALCEDLVDVETQFQLWRFRHMRTVLRIIGFKRGTGGSSGVGFLKQALELTFFPELFEVRTSIGPGGTAPPA; the protein is encoded by the coding sequence ATGACCGTCGAGAAGAACCAGCGCGAACTGGAGACCGGTATCCACACCGATCTGCAGGGCCGGATCACCTATGCCGGCTACCTGCAACTGGACCGGCTGTTGTCGGCGCAGCACGGCCGCTCCGATCCGCCGCACCACGACGAAATGCTGTTCATCGTTCAGCACCAGGTCTCGGAGCTGTGGATGAAGCTGGTCATCCACGAGCTCAGCGCCGCGCTGGAGCACCTGCGCCGCGACCAGGTCTGGCAGTGCCAGAAGGTGCTGGCGCGCTGCAAGCAGGTGTTCCGCCAGCTCACCGAGCAATGGTCGGTGCTGGAGACGCTGACGCCGTCGGAATACATGGGATTCCGCGACACCCTGGGCCCGTCGTCGGGCTTCCAGTCGCTGCAGTACCGCACCATCGAATTCATGCTGGGCAACAAGAACGCCGGCATGCTGCGCGTGTTTGCGCACGATCCGGCCGCGCAGACCGAGCTGGAGCGCGTGCTCGCCGCGCCCAGCCTGTACGACGAATTCCTGATGTACCTGTCGCGCTTCGGCCACGACATCCCGGCCGTGCACTTGCAGCGCGACTGGCGCGAGCCGCACGTGGCCGATGCCGCGCTGCAGCCGGTGTTCGAGCGCATCTACGAAAACACCGACCGCTATTGGCGCGAGTACGCGCTATGCGAGGACCTGGTGGACGTGGAAACGCAGTTCCAGCTGTGGCGCTTCCGCCACATGCGCACGGTGCTGCGCATCATCGGCTTCAAGCGCGGCACCGGCGGTTCCAGCGGCGTGGGCTTTTTGAAACAGGCGCTGGAGCTGACCTTCTTCCCCGAGCTGTTCGAAGTGCGCACCAGCATCGGCCCGGGCGGCACCGCGCCGCCGGCGTGA